ATAACCTAAGGCAATCCGAACCTTAACATCTTTTGGCTGTTCTTTAAGCAGTTTGCGGTAAATCGCTATCGCCTGACTGTTTTTCCTCTGCCACGAGAGTACTTGGGCATATTCAAACCAGGGATCTCGGTCAAAGGGGTTGCCTTTTAAATACCTCTGGTAATTTCTCTCCGCCTCCGCGTAGTTTTCCTCTTGAAGGTAAAGCCTTGCCAGTGCCAGCCGAACAGATAAACTTTCCGGATGCTTTTCCAAAATTCTCTGATAATACGCTAATTTCGCCTCCCGCTCCTTCTTAAGTTCAGTCTGCGCCTGGGAAAGGATTCTTTTCGCCTCTTGTTGCGTGGAATCGTAACCTAACACCCTTTTGCACTCCTTCACCGCCTCCTCAAACCTTTTTATCTTAAAATAGGCAGAAGCCAAAAGGACCCGGGAGTTAAGGTCTTCTGGGTTTTTCTTTAGATGCTGGTTAAGAAGGCTTATCGCCTCCTGATAAAGACCACAGTTATAGGCATCTAAAGCCTCGGGGTTTAGTCCTGGTTCAGCGTGCACTGCGAACTGCAAACTAAGAACTACGAACCATAAACTAAAAACCCTGTTATGTAATCTTACTGAGCAACTCATCCAAGTCCTCACCATCTTGAGGAAATGTAACCACTGCTGTTTCAAAATCTTGTAGGGGTAAAATTGACTTAATCCGCGCGGACAGTTCCTTTGAGAAAACCTCTGCCTCCTTTTTTCTAATGCCGCACAAAAGTATCAAAACGCTGTTCTCGTAAATGGTAGCGGGGTTCGGCTCGCTCAAAAGAAGTTCAACCGCCTCAATTACCCGCTGCGACATTGATGGAAATTTTAACCCGACAATTGAGAATTGAGGTTTTTCCGGCACACCTATTTGCTTGACAATAAGGCTCAAGAAGTTATTGAAGGGCAAAAGCTTAAACCTCTTTTTGTCCCTTCTCGCCAAGGGAACTTCTTCTTCCCTTTCATTCCCAATCACAATCCCTTGGGAGGGCACAATCTTGTAATTGTAAGAAAATACAGGTGGTGGATAGCCCCATTTTGCGATAAAGGAAATTCTCCTGCCCGTCGGGGTTTCGGTGAATTGGATAACACCGGTAGTCAACTCCTCCAGAAGATTAATCACTTTTGATGCCTCCCGATTTGCCGGCTCCCTTATCGTCATTAATGTGGAGACCCCAAGCCCCTCCAGCCGGTAAAGCATATCTTCAATCAGGTTGCGAAACTCCTTCAGGTCGGTTATAATCAACGGCATGACTGTGTCCAATACCAGGCGCTGAATCTCCTCTGATTCAAGATAGGAAACGACGCCATTAACCGCAACGGCAACCTTATCTGAGAAGAGCGGAGTAGGATACTTTAAAAACCGCAGCTGGTCGGTATCAATATATTTCTTCACCTCAAACCCAAAGGATTCCAACTGGAGAATCAGGTCCTCAATCCTACGCCCGGTGATGAAGACGCACCTTTCCCCCTGTTTTAATCCCGCTAAGAGAAACTGCACACCGAGGATAGTCTTTCCACTTCCTTGTGGCCCAATTACTAAATACCCCCTTCCTTTATAGAAACCTCCCCAAATTCGGTCTAATATCTCTATTCCGCTGGAAACCTTTTCATAAATCAAGCCGTTTAAAGACTTAGAACGGCTCCTGTTCATCACCGCTTCCTTTCCAACCAGTAACTACAAACCTCAAACCCAGAACTACCCTTGGCGCCTGCCAGGAGCAATGTTGTTTTTCTAAT
The sequence above is drawn from the candidate division WOR-3 bacterium genome and encodes:
- a CDS encoding ATPase domain-containing protein: MNRSRSKSLNGLIYEKVSSGIEILDRIWGGFYKGRGYLVIGPQGSGKTILGVQFLLAGLKQGERCVFITGRRIEDLILQLESFGFEVKKYIDTDQLRFLKYPTPLFSDKVAVAVNGVVSYLESEEIQRLVLDTVMPLIITDLKEFRNLIEDMLYRLEGLGVSTLMTIREPANREASKVINLLEELTTGVIQFTETPTGRRISFIAKWGYPPPVFSYNYKIVPSQGIVIGNEREEEVPLARRDKKRFKLLPFNNFLSLIVKQIGVPEKPQFSIVGLKFPSMSQRVIEAVELLLSEPNPATIYENSVLILLCGIRKKEAEVFSKELSARIKSILPLQDFETAVVTFPQDGEDLDELLSKIT